One part of the Tunicatimonas pelagia genome encodes these proteins:
- a CDS encoding AraC family transcriptional regulator, with the protein MDKLGTISLVEEIYKHPSQVPIHRNPVLLVITYFDINQSTQQNFFFRFRHDHHSRSSPLLLGTENGSCGEYLCQPGPSLVFKELGCLTDTLSCLISIHLVKELRANGHADVNHVHHMAISLMSYLMKKYQDFKLREQQNNTGGIAPFRLRKIEEYVLNHISSPIAIAELAEIAGTSVYYFVRMFKQSTGETPHQYIARHKINRAKELLTQTDMKIIQIGLEVGFDDPGHFTRVFKRLLGVTPSGFRKVLRT; encoded by the coding sequence ATGGATAAGCTAGGAACAATATCATTGGTAGAAGAAATCTATAAACACCCCTCGCAGGTGCCTATTCACCGAAACCCGGTGCTGTTGGTAATTACGTACTTCGACATAAATCAGAGTACCCAACAGAACTTTTTCTTTCGCTTTCGTCACGATCACCACTCGCGAAGCAGTCCGCTGCTCTTGGGCACCGAAAACGGAAGTTGTGGGGAGTACCTTTGTCAACCTGGCCCGTCATTAGTATTCAAGGAGCTTGGGTGCCTCACCGATACCCTGAGTTGCCTGATCTCCATTCATTTGGTGAAAGAGCTCCGAGCCAACGGACACGCCGATGTCAACCACGTACATCATATGGCCATCTCGCTGATGAGCTATCTGATGAAAAAATATCAGGATTTCAAACTCCGGGAGCAGCAAAATAATACGGGGGGCATTGCACCCTTTCGCCTTCGCAAGATCGAGGAGTACGTCCTCAACCATATCTCTTCGCCCATTGCAATTGCCGAACTGGCCGAGATTGCGGGCACCAGTGTTTACTATTTCGTTCGCATGTTTAAGCAGTCAACTGGAGAAACGCCTCACCAGTACATTGCCCGTCACAAAATTAATCGGGCTAAGGAGCTACTCACCCAAACGGATATGAAGATTATTCAAATTGGTTTGGAGGTGGGCTTTGACGATCCGGGACACTTTACCCGGGTGTTCAAGCGGCTCTTGGGGGTAACCCCATCAGGTTTTCGTAAGGTGCTACGAACGTGA
- a CDS encoding SusC/RagA family TonB-linked outer membrane protein has product MSKCYIFIVANLTFLLWFSPGHTQQLKLASNSVLDYQYPVAGAGNAVDQDQGQSLSVALNKLADHYQVSISYDPALLKEKLVKKALSLEQNLDANLTELLAPHQLNYRKLEEGYYVIQPRDDISRVIRLAPEEQRAKKPMLNSVVLPAKNLLRIVKKQVEQTISGQVVDLSTNEPLPGVNILVKGTSIGTVTDIDGNYRLTVADEVTTLVFSSIGFETIEEEISGRAEINISLAPDIQSLSEVVVVGYGTTQKKDLTGAVAEVSSETIENRQAVQLSDALQGSVAGVTVTRDGGGSGEGSSIRVRGVTSLNVNDPLVIVDGIQGLTLDDINPNDVESVTVLKDAASQAIYGARAAAGVVLVTTKRGTEGQLRIEYDYEFGSNYPTELPEYVNAKTYREIATEYSTNDGGGETFDPEITEQYDELHAQDPDLYPDTDWQDAILSDVPTARHRHNLALTVGSQNVNTRASMSYVTEDGMYANNDFQRFTFRVNNGLTLGSIIEANIDLYYKRTNTTDPARQIQSAAENPIALSRRYPGIFSAIRTDGEWGEGKDGENPLAQTIEGGSRTQTLNQLNGIIGVTIKPTSSLSLRLNFSPTFDFDRYDRFFTPPDIPRLGSTTEFWPQSVSSLEKRQTNVTTLTSQAIVSYDKTIGDHQLNLLGGYEEVNTDWDRISTTSRDLGIELDALAFGDPLLTQNEQNTSENNIRSFFGRIGYNYKGKYLLQSNFRADGSSRFAPDERWGFFPSLSLGWVVSEESFDLPTFISFLKVRGSYGEVGNEQIGNRRIEGDEFFNFYPYQGLFELVNTVFYDGNSFVSGIGVTQDFLADQFLVWETTRTIDAGIDLGFLDDRITVVVDAYRKTTDDIIITQDLPNYLGYPNNTKTNVGSIEVEGLDFEVGYRNQIGNLRYAVNANASVLRSEILDVGGIETFLVNRGTQIHTEGAAFGEWFGYQTDGLYQTQEQIDEYGITNPTRPGDVRIIDQLTVDTDNDGVPDERDNVINGQDRVPLGTSLPTFTYGGNITLNYRNLDFSLVLNGVGNHNQRYNDVQVQPLTQAFGNIPTYVAEESWRPGNTEAQNQAANFPRFSGASRLNYAVSDFWLYNAAYLRIQNITLGYSLPTSLSQRASLQKVRVYVALRNFATLRGGDLLEGWDPEVDFTGHPIMKSVLFGINVKF; this is encoded by the coding sequence ATGAGCAAATGTTACATTTTTATCGTAGCTAACCTCACTTTTTTGCTGTGGTTCAGTCCGGGTCATACCCAGCAGCTGAAGTTAGCAAGCAATTCAGTGCTCGATTACCAGTATCCGGTAGCAGGAGCAGGTAATGCGGTTGACCAGGATCAAGGGCAATCTTTATCAGTGGCTTTAAACAAGTTAGCAGATCACTACCAAGTAAGTATTTCGTATGACCCCGCTCTGCTGAAAGAAAAACTGGTAAAAAAAGCTCTTTCACTAGAGCAAAATTTAGATGCTAATTTGACAGAATTACTAGCCCCACATCAACTTAACTATCGCAAGCTGGAAGAAGGCTACTACGTTATCCAACCTCGTGACGATATTAGTAGAGTGATTCGGTTGGCTCCTGAAGAGCAAAGGGCAAAGAAGCCGATGTTAAACTCGGTGGTGTTGCCCGCTAAGAATTTGCTAAGGATAGTTAAAAAACAAGTGGAACAAACTATTAGTGGACAAGTAGTCGATCTATCTACCAACGAACCACTACCGGGGGTTAATATTCTGGTTAAAGGGACTAGTATTGGAACAGTTACCGATATAGATGGTAATTATCGGCTAACGGTAGCTGATGAAGTAACGACGCTGGTGTTTTCTTCTATTGGTTTTGAGACCATTGAGGAAGAAATCAGTGGTCGTGCTGAAATCAATATTTCCTTGGCACCGGATATTCAGTCGCTCTCGGAAGTCGTGGTAGTGGGCTACGGTACTACCCAAAAGAAAGACCTGACGGGAGCCGTGGCCGAAGTGTCATCTGAGACCATAGAAAATCGGCAAGCGGTTCAATTGTCGGATGCTTTGCAAGGAAGTGTGGCTGGGGTTACTGTTACTCGAGACGGAGGTGGCTCTGGGGAGGGTAGCAGCATCCGTGTTAGAGGCGTTACTTCACTCAATGTAAATGATCCACTAGTAATTGTAGATGGTATCCAAGGTTTGACCTTAGACGACATTAACCCCAACGACGTAGAGTCGGTTACGGTACTGAAAGATGCTGCTTCTCAGGCAATATACGGAGCGAGAGCCGCTGCGGGAGTAGTATTGGTAACAACGAAGAGAGGTACGGAAGGGCAGCTCAGGATTGAATATGATTACGAATTTGGGTCAAACTACCCTACGGAGCTTCCGGAGTACGTAAATGCGAAGACCTACCGAGAAATTGCTACCGAATACTCTACCAATGACGGTGGGGGGGAAACCTTTGATCCGGAAATTACCGAGCAGTACGATGAGCTACACGCCCAAGACCCGGATCTGTACCCCGATACCGATTGGCAGGACGCGATCCTTAGTGATGTACCAACGGCCAGACATCGCCACAACCTAGCACTGACGGTAGGCTCACAAAATGTGAATACCCGCGCTTCTATGAGCTACGTGACCGAAGATGGCATGTACGCCAATAACGATTTCCAGCGGTTTACTTTCCGGGTTAACAACGGGCTCACCTTAGGGAGCATCATAGAGGCTAACATTGACCTTTACTATAAACGGACGAATACTACCGATCCTGCACGCCAAATACAAAGTGCAGCGGAGAATCCGATTGCGCTATCTCGTCGGTACCCTGGTATTTTTTCGGCCATCAGAACCGATGGCGAATGGGGGGAAGGAAAAGACGGGGAGAACCCCTTAGCCCAAACTATTGAAGGTGGATCACGAACGCAAACCCTCAACCAACTCAATGGTATCATCGGGGTAACCATTAAGCCGACTAGTTCACTATCGCTGCGGCTAAACTTTTCTCCAACCTTTGACTTTGACCGATACGACCGTTTCTTCACCCCACCCGATATACCACGGCTAGGCAGTACCACTGAATTTTGGCCTCAGTCTGTCTCCAGCTTAGAAAAAAGGCAGACCAACGTAACAACCCTTACTTCCCAAGCGATTGTTTCGTACGACAAGACTATCGGGGATCATCAACTTAATCTGCTGGGAGGCTATGAGGAAGTAAACACTGATTGGGATCGTATTTCCACCACCAGTCGCGATCTAGGAATAGAGTTGGATGCATTGGCATTTGGTGATCCACTGCTTACGCAAAACGAACAAAACACTTCTGAAAACAATATCCGTTCCTTCTTCGGACGAATTGGTTATAACTACAAAGGGAAGTACTTACTCCAGTCTAACTTTCGTGCCGATGGCTCTTCCCGCTTTGCGCCTGACGAACGGTGGGGCTTCTTCCCTTCGTTATCCCTGGGTTGGGTTGTGTCGGAAGAGAGCTTTGATCTTCCTACTTTTATCTCGTTTCTCAAGGTACGAGGTTCTTATGGCGAGGTAGGTAACGAACAGATCGGGAATAGGCGAATTGAGGGAGACGAATTCTTTAATTTCTACCCGTATCAAGGACTGTTTGAGCTAGTCAATACGGTTTTTTACGATGGTAATAGCTTCGTGTCTGGCATTGGAGTAACGCAGGATTTCTTAGCAGATCAATTTTTAGTATGGGAAACTACCCGCACCATAGATGCCGGGATAGACCTGGGATTTTTGGATGACCGTATTACTGTGGTGGTAGATGCGTACCGAAAAACAACCGACGATATTATTATCACCCAAGATTTACCCAACTACTTGGGATATCCGAACAATACAAAAACTAACGTTGGGAGCATTGAAGTAGAAGGATTGGACTTTGAAGTAGGTTATCGGAATCAGATAGGCAATCTGAGGTACGCTGTAAATGCCAATGCTTCCGTATTGCGTAGCGAGATACTGGATGTGGGAGGTATAGAGACATTCTTGGTTAATAGAGGAACACAAATTCATACGGAAGGTGCGGCATTTGGGGAATGGTTTGGCTACCAAACCGACGGGCTGTATCAGACGCAAGAGCAAATTGATGAATATGGGATAACCAACCCTACTCGTCCCGGAGATGTACGGATTATTGATCAGCTGACCGTAGATACCGACAACGATGGCGTTCCTGACGAGCGCGATAATGTGATCAATGGGCAAGACCGGGTACCCCTTGGCACCTCGTTACCAACATTTACCTACGGAGGAAATATCACGTTGAACTACCGGAACCTAGATTTTTCATTGGTTCTCAACGGGGTGGGCAACCACAATCAACGGTACAATGATGTTCAAGTGCAGCCACTCACCCAGGCTTTTGGCAATATTCCTACTTACGTGGCGGAGGAATCCTGGCGACCTGGTAATACCGAAGCTCAGAATCAGGCGGCCAACTTTCCTAGGTTTTCCGGGGCCTCAAGATTGAACTACGCAGTATCGGATTTTTGGCTATACAACGCGGCCTACTTACGCATCCAAAATATTACGCTAGGCTATTCGCTTCCTACTAGCTTATCCCAGCGAGCGTCACTTCAGAAAGTCAGGGTATACGTGGCTCTGAGAAACTTCGCTACCCTTCGAGGAGGTGACCTACTAGAAGGCTGGGACCCTGAAGTAGACTTCACGGGCCACCCTATCATGAAATCAGTCCTGTTTGGTATTAACGTTAAGTTTTAA
- a CDS encoding sigma-54-dependent Fis family transcriptional regulator has product MDKKDYQLLLDVNMAIASVADKKQLLKTIVEKLQPAFQFYDVGLFVINEEENYHIDWAATMPEISPSEANIHHFENQPDKIPHQESAVGWMLEQLVETNDVQVLNFRDLFEKFPNYPQVPVLKKIGFEESLVAPLRVQGKTLGIFCLNSLNSGNFRTSDFPLFKSISDQLAIVVSNILANEQLLEEKQFKDMLFRITREVAKTYSRPELLKVIFDHVRSIFPFDHAGLFVIDKEKDIFWEILDEGTLDTLQDSAARSNLLGPWPYAGHNPKSWIYIKQPALFDVEEQSKIYPNPQWEAIKAEGLVQMIAGSLTSGSNFNGLLCFLYKEKDFYSEKHFLLFQAIADQLAVAVSNVLANEQLIEEKNFSNTLLQITEAVASVNNTQQLYRTIFDTIKPVFPFNEFGLFTLDDTGDMHYELIDSSAFDQPVSQRLIEEVLGKHTLFPHKGTSVAWLMENGPTAISVEQLDKNAPHPQHQYMVEGGLKSLIGGPLVSGGKIFGMLCFTSTEENFYTEKHTTFFKSIAEQISVAVANILANEQVLEEKQKTENLLKITESIANINTGPELVRAIFDRLQQVFPFNDAGLFHLDLDRQMERDLVVDYCYDIGINAALKEDGLGGWMPITGASKHVIDHKLIVMGADIYEKLDHPHFQNPEIRNFKSVIGAALNHGGQTIGLLYFWSKTEDFFDQSLPQFKSICDQLSVALNNIIANEQLVEEKQFKETLLDISEAVAAIKDRKDLFRTIVENIKPIFPFDDLGVFVYDETRKYQRDLAVDEQFGIFLDYYVEGWLDRDPGIDHFMEHGPLTKSLDSLMEEYPGHPHYKRLKEEGLTQILGGPMKQGGEVVGMLCFWSKQKGFYTEKDFPLFQAISEQLSIAVSNVLANEAIQQSHLEKSVQIALIDSLNKETNWESRQKKFAHVLSQIFPADFIGFHYAKEGMYEISTGFEKTDPGEYRKVTLMDFLNKTNLNLKAFEKVLKEEEGQLPFILEIKEHAESGQYLNPIRKKSLELLGLKSVLAVRMQVDNAPFYIYINSKKSNSYHQKHVEMFKRIAPSFAQSLEKSLASEEVQQREREKVLQIAVINALNGGKTWEDRLLLVARALQNIIPFHLISFGMMGKRMDDINFGFERIGSDEYRSISIPAFLKMTGLNKDAFKHQVQNKLLDDITIGTFKDYLKSVKTDSVKKGIHEAFGVNSFMVAPLTVNNERFYISFYHKEASAYQERHISLLERIQSSFVLSMEKLLGYEEVIRLNRLLKEEKNYLEEEVIQQYNFEEMVGTSAVMQQVFEKVKIVVNTDTTVLILGETGTGKELVARALHNASERKSKPLIKVNCAALPRELIESELFGHEKGAFTGAISQRIGKFELAHQGTLFLDEIGELPLELQPKLLRAIQEKEFERLGGNKTIRIDTRIIAATNRNLEEEVKEGNFRSDLYFRLSIFPIELPPLRERGEDIEALADYFLKKYEHKTGKRLKGITKASANLLNSYPWPGNVRELEQVIERSVLLSESGKPLQLALDRARQTTAKQEHAFMFKTLQEAETELIFETLKRCQGKISGKHGAAEVLGVPPSTLEYRMRRAGITKQMVIGKEA; this is encoded by the coding sequence ATGGATAAGAAGGATTATCAATTGCTACTGGATGTTAATATGGCTATTGCCTCAGTAGCTGATAAAAAGCAACTGCTTAAAACAATCGTGGAGAAGCTCCAGCCTGCATTTCAATTCTATGACGTAGGACTGTTTGTTATCAACGAGGAAGAAAACTACCATATAGATTGGGCCGCAACCATGCCCGAGATAAGCCCTTCCGAAGCGAATATTCATCATTTTGAAAACCAGCCCGATAAAATACCTCATCAGGAGAGTGCAGTAGGATGGATGCTGGAGCAGCTGGTTGAAACCAATGATGTTCAAGTTTTGAACTTTAGGGATTTATTTGAGAAGTTTCCCAATTATCCCCAGGTACCTGTACTCAAAAAAATTGGTTTTGAAGAAAGCTTAGTTGCCCCTCTTCGGGTACAAGGGAAAACCCTTGGTATATTTTGTCTGAACTCACTCAATAGTGGAAATTTTAGAACAAGCGATTTCCCGCTTTTTAAAAGTATTAGTGATCAACTTGCCATAGTGGTGAGTAATATATTGGCTAATGAACAACTGCTGGAAGAAAAGCAGTTTAAGGATATGCTTTTCCGCATCACGCGAGAAGTGGCTAAAACATACAGCCGCCCGGAGTTATTGAAAGTTATTTTCGACCACGTACGATCTATTTTTCCTTTCGACCATGCTGGTCTTTTTGTCATCGATAAAGAAAAAGATATTTTTTGGGAAATACTGGATGAGGGAACACTGGATACTTTGCAGGATAGCGCTGCCCGTTCTAACCTTTTGGGACCATGGCCCTACGCAGGCCATAATCCAAAGAGTTGGATCTACATAAAGCAACCCGCCCTGTTTGATGTCGAAGAACAATCTAAAATCTACCCTAACCCCCAGTGGGAAGCTATAAAAGCAGAAGGCTTGGTACAGATGATAGCCGGATCACTTACATCAGGATCAAATTTTAATGGACTATTATGTTTCCTGTATAAGGAAAAAGACTTTTACAGTGAAAAGCATTTTCTTCTCTTTCAGGCCATTGCCGACCAACTGGCTGTGGCCGTTAGCAATGTACTGGCCAATGAGCAGTTGATCGAAGAAAAAAACTTTAGCAATACCCTGCTTCAAATTACCGAAGCCGTAGCCTCGGTCAATAACACCCAACAGCTCTACAGAACCATTTTTGACACCATTAAGCCTGTATTCCCCTTTAATGAATTTGGATTGTTTACACTGGATGACACCGGTGACATGCACTATGAGCTTATTGATTCGTCGGCTTTTGACCAACCAGTATCACAAAGACTTATAGAAGAAGTACTAGGAAAGCACACGTTATTCCCGCACAAAGGCACCTCAGTAGCGTGGCTGATGGAAAATGGACCAACGGCTATCTCCGTAGAGCAACTGGATAAAAATGCACCGCATCCGCAACACCAGTACATGGTAGAAGGGGGCCTGAAATCGCTCATCGGCGGACCTCTCGTTTCTGGTGGAAAAATCTTTGGTATGCTCTGTTTTACTTCTACCGAAGAAAATTTCTATACCGAAAAACACACCACGTTTTTTAAGTCAATCGCCGAGCAGATTTCCGTTGCAGTAGCGAATATTCTGGCCAACGAGCAGGTCTTAGAAGAAAAGCAAAAGACGGAAAACCTACTCAAGATCACTGAATCCATCGCCAATATCAATACCGGTCCGGAATTGGTGCGTGCTATCTTCGACCGTTTGCAACAAGTCTTTCCCTTTAATGATGCTGGCTTATTTCACCTAGACCTAGATCGGCAAATGGAGCGTGACTTGGTGGTAGACTACTGTTACGATATTGGCATTAATGCCGCACTCAAGGAAGACGGGCTTGGAGGTTGGATGCCTATCACTGGGGCAAGTAAACATGTCATAGATCACAAGCTTATTGTAATGGGAGCCGATATTTATGAAAAACTGGATCATCCCCATTTTCAAAACCCTGAGATACGTAATTTTAAAAGTGTCATCGGTGCGGCTCTCAATCACGGGGGTCAAACTATCGGCTTACTCTATTTCTGGAGTAAAACCGAAGATTTTTTTGATCAATCCCTGCCTCAATTCAAATCTATCTGTGATCAGTTAAGCGTGGCGTTGAACAATATTATTGCCAACGAACAATTAGTTGAAGAAAAGCAATTCAAAGAAACGCTACTGGACATTAGCGAAGCGGTTGCTGCTATTAAAGACCGTAAGGATCTGTTCAGAACCATCGTAGAAAATATCAAACCCATTTTTCCGTTCGATGACCTCGGCGTATTTGTCTACGATGAAACCCGAAAGTACCAGCGAGATTTGGCTGTTGATGAGCAGTTTGGGATATTTTTAGACTATTACGTGGAGGGGTGGTTAGATCGCGATCCGGGTATTGATCATTTTATGGAGCACGGACCACTAACGAAGTCATTAGACTCCCTGATGGAGGAATATCCAGGTCATCCGCATTACAAAAGGCTGAAAGAAGAGGGGCTTACTCAAATATTGGGTGGCCCTATGAAGCAAGGTGGGGAGGTCGTCGGCATGCTCTGCTTCTGGTCAAAGCAAAAAGGGTTTTACACCGAAAAAGACTTTCCGCTGTTCCAAGCCATCTCTGAACAACTATCGATAGCCGTAAGCAATGTGTTGGCCAATGAAGCGATACAGCAAAGCCACCTAGAAAAGAGCGTGCAGATTGCCCTGATTGACAGCCTGAACAAAGAAACGAACTGGGAAAGCCGACAGAAAAAATTTGCGCACGTACTCAGTCAAATTTTCCCGGCTGATTTCATCGGTTTCCATTATGCGAAGGAAGGAATGTACGAGATCTCTACTGGTTTTGAAAAAACAGACCCTGGTGAATACCGGAAAGTGACCCTCATGGATTTTCTGAACAAGACTAATTTGAACCTGAAAGCTTTTGAAAAAGTACTAAAGGAAGAGGAAGGCCAACTGCCCTTTATTTTAGAAATAAAGGAGCACGCTGAATCAGGACAGTACCTCAACCCCATTCGTAAAAAGTCATTGGAATTACTGGGTCTAAAAAGCGTGCTGGCAGTACGCATGCAAGTAGACAATGCGCCTTTTTATATCTATATCAACAGTAAAAAATCAAACAGCTATCATCAGAAACACGTTGAGATGTTCAAGCGTATTGCCCCTTCTTTTGCGCAATCGCTGGAAAAATCACTGGCCAGTGAGGAAGTCCAACAGCGCGAACGGGAAAAAGTGCTGCAAATCGCCGTAATCAACGCTCTCAATGGTGGAAAAACCTGGGAAGACCGGCTGCTATTAGTGGCTCGTGCCCTGCAAAATATTATCCCGTTTCATTTAATCTCTTTTGGTATGATGGGCAAGAGAATGGACGATATTAACTTCGGTTTTGAGCGGATAGGTAGTGATGAATACCGCTCTATTTCTATTCCTGCCTTTTTGAAGATGACCGGGTTGAACAAGGACGCGTTTAAACATCAGGTACAAAATAAGCTATTGGATGATATAACCATCGGTACTTTTAAAGACTACTTAAAAAGCGTAAAAACTGATTCGGTAAAAAAAGGAATCCACGAAGCATTCGGGGTGAACAGTTTTATGGTAGCCCCACTGACTGTGAATAATGAGCGGTTTTATATTTCTTTTTATCATAAGGAAGCAAGTGCTTATCAGGAACGCCATATCTCACTTCTCGAACGTATTCAATCGTCTTTTGTCCTTTCTATGGAAAAGCTACTGGGGTATGAAGAAGTAATCCGCTTGAACCGCCTACTTAAAGAAGAGAAAAACTATTTAGAAGAGGAGGTAATACAACAATACAACTTTGAAGAAATGGTGGGCACCAGTGCTGTTATGCAGCAGGTGTTTGAAAAAGTAAAAATTGTGGTCAATACGGACACCACCGTACTGATTCTGGGTGAGACTGGTACGGGAAAAGAACTGGTGGCTCGAGCCTTGCACAATGCTTCCGAAAGAAAATCCAAGCCCCTGATCAAAGTGAATTGCGCGGCACTCCCCCGAGAGTTGATTGAGTCGGAGCTGTTTGGTCACGAAAAAGGAGCCTTCACGGGTGCCATATCACAGCGTATCGGAAAGTTTGAGTTAGCCCACCAAGGTACTTTGTTTCTGGATGAAATTGGGGAGCTACCGTTAGAGCTACAACCCAAGTTACTACGGGCGATTCAAGAGAAAGAGTTCGAGCGATTGGGAGGAAATAAAACCATTCGGATCGACACCCGAATTATTGCCGCTACTAACCGTAACCTGGAAGAGGAAGTCAAGGAAGGAAATTTTCGGTCGGATCTCTACTTCCGCCTCAGTATCTTTCCCATTGAGCTTCCGCCGCTGCGAGAACGCGGCGAAGATATAGAAGCGTTAGCCGACTATTTTCTAAAGAAATACGAGCATAAAACCGGGAAGCGATTGAAGGGCATTACGAAAGCCTCAGCAAATTTATTAAACAGTTATCCCTGGCCGGGCAATGTACGGGAGCTAGAGCAGGTCATAGAGCGCTCAGTGCTACTTTCCGAATCGGGCAAGCCGCTGCAGTTGGCATTGGATCGTGCCCGGCAAACGACAGCTAAGCAGGAGCACGCTTTTATGTTTAAAACCCTACAGGAAGCGGAGACCGAACTTATCTTTGAAACCTTGAAGCGATGCCAGGGCAAAATCAGTGGAAAACACGGAGCGGCCGAGGTGCTAGGAGTGCCCCCCTCTACCCTCGAGTACCGTATGCGGCGCGCGGGCATCACCAAGCAAATGGTGATTGGGAAAGAAGCCTGA
- a CDS encoding FecR domain-containing protein yields the protein MRYQDFSVQAFIEDDYFRRWVYQPDQVSDRFWKNWLAEHPEKQTEVAEARSVLLAIQFKEYSVSTEEKDQIWHQIRQQRSLPIPATTSQSSSIGRAWRWTTGIAASLALIVVAYLWWERSAETVYTVEYGTTRTILLSDQSTVELNANSTLRVSHHWNEKREVWLEGEAFFDIHHHEGTSGQRIPFIVHTSELAVRVVGTEFNVLSRRGETQVGLHSGKVKLSLDEDVSEVEMQPGDWVTFSKEGQQLTKDHLIPASYTAWRNQRFWFDNHSLSDIAMMIEDYYGLEVNISSAALSQRTFSGQFPADRLDLMLTAIEVTLSVRLTRTGQSINIAEKEE from the coding sequence ATGCGCTATCAAGATTTTTCGGTTCAAGCGTTTATTGAAGACGACTACTTTCGCAGGTGGGTTTATCAACCGGATCAAGTCAGTGACCGTTTTTGGAAAAACTGGTTAGCTGAACATCCAGAAAAACAAACGGAGGTAGCAGAAGCGCGCTCTGTACTTTTAGCAATTCAGTTTAAAGAGTACTCCGTCAGTACTGAAGAAAAAGATCAAATCTGGCATCAGATTCGCCAGCAACGCTCGCTTCCTATTCCGGCTACTACCTCACAGAGTTCTTCTATTGGTAGAGCTTGGAGATGGACAACGGGTATTGCTGCCTCGCTGGCACTAATAGTGGTCGCCTACTTATGGTGGGAAAGATCGGCCGAAACCGTCTACACTGTGGAGTACGGAACAACCCGGACCATTTTACTGTCCGACCAAAGTACGGTAGAGCTAAACGCCAACTCTACGCTTCGGGTTAGCCACCACTGGAATGAAAAGCGAGAGGTGTGGCTGGAAGGAGAAGCCTTTTTTGATATTCATCACCACGAAGGTACATCCGGACAGCGTATTCCTTTTATTGTACATACTAGTGAGTTAGCTGTTCGTGTAGTCGGTACGGAGTTTAATGTGCTCTCCCGCCGAGGAGAGACGCAAGTGGGGCTGCACAGTGGTAAAGTAAAACTTTCCTTGGATGAGGATGTATCAGAGGTGGAGATGCAGCCTGGTGACTGGGTTACTTTCTCTAAAGAAGGGCAGCAACTTACTAAAGACCATCTAATACCCGCCAGCTACACCGCCTGGCGGAATCAACGCTTTTGGTTTGATAACCACTCCCTCTCGGATATAGCGATGATGATTGAAGACTACTACGGATTAGAAGTCAATATATCAAGTGCGGCGTTAAGTCAGCGAACCTTTAGCGGGCAGTTTCCTGCTGACCGATTGGACCTTATGCTAACGGCTATAGAGGTTACCTTATCAGTACGGCTCACCAGAACCGGACAGTCGATAAACATTGCAGAAAAAGAAGAATAA
- a CDS encoding RNA polymerase sigma factor, translated as MSALPFTQPNTESLQTSQTLSDTQIWTNFKQGNEEAYHYIYTTYFPVLYNYGRQFCPNREQVKDCVQEVFITLWQSKKELSDTSSIKYYLFKSLKRSIARSEKKLRKRQQLVAQTPPFEIVSSIEENIISSQRATESKEKIQQAVNALSPRQREVIFLLFYESLTYPQIADLLTIEVKTARNLVGKALQTLRKSITFPFFLGMVVLLDWLFGST; from the coding sequence ATGTCGGCTTTACCATTTACTCAACCTAACACAGAATCCCTTCAAACTTCACAAACGCTTTCTGATACTCAGATTTGGACTAACTTTAAGCAGGGCAATGAAGAAGCCTACCACTATATATATACTACCTACTTTCCGGTGCTATATAATTACGGCCGGCAGTTTTGTCCAAACCGGGAACAAGTCAAGGACTGCGTTCAGGAAGTATTTATAACGCTATGGCAATCTAAAAAAGAGTTAAGTGATACCAGTTCTATTAAATACTATCTTTTTAAGTCGCTAAAGCGGAGTATTGCCCGCTCGGAAAAAAAATTACGTAAACGCCAACAACTAGTAGCACAAACTCCCCCATTTGAGATTGTTTCATCTATCGAAGAGAATATCATTTCTTCTCAAAGGGCAACTGAAAGTAAAGAAAAAATACAACAAGCCGTTAATGCTTTATCTCCTCGCCAACGAGAGGTGATTTTTTTATTATTTTACGAGAGCTTGACTTATCCGCAAATTGCTGATTTGCTCACAATAGAGGTTAAGACCGCCCGGAACTTGGTAGGTAAAGCACTACAAACTCTTCGCAAAAGCATCACTTTTCCCTTTTTTCTGGGGATGGTTGTTTTGTTAGATTGGTTATTCGGATCAACTTAA